Sequence from the Cucumis sativus cultivar 9930 chromosome 1, Cucumber_9930_V3, whole genome shotgun sequence genome:
CTATTCATTTCACTGTTGTCCTTCGGATTCTTCGCTACATTAAAGGCACTTTTGGGTCATGGTCTCCACTTCTCCTCACAGTCTTCTCTGGTTCTCTCTGGATTCTCTGGTGCTGATTGGGCAGGAGATCCTACTGATAGAAGATCCACCACTagctattgtttttatttaggtgATGCTCTTATCTCCTAGCGCAGCAAGAAACAATCTGTTGTTTCCCGGTCTAGCACTGAGTCTGAATATCGTGCTCTAGCTGATGCCACTTCAGAATTATTATGGCTTCGTTGGCTTCTTACTGATATGGGAGCCCCACAAACATCATCTACTACTCTCCATTGTGATAACCGCAGTGCCATTCAGATTGCACACAATGATGTATTTCATGAACGAACAAAGCACATAGAGAACGATTGTCATTTTGTCTGTCATCATCTTCAAAGCAACACTCTCCATCTTCAATCTATCTCTACCATTGATCAACCTGCAGATATCTTCACCAAAGCTCTCCATTCTCCTCGTTTCACTCTGTTACTTCACAAACTCAAGGTGGTTTCTACTCTACcaacttgagtttgagggagggtatcACCgtaattaaagtaatttggCAATAATTTAGGAAtacattattgtaattagattaatttgaTCCTTTCCTTATAGGTTGTCCAATTAAGTGTATATGTATCATTGTATTCTTGATTTTACATAACAAATAAACAAGATCTAGAAGATTCTCCATATTATTCTTCacatctaattttattaaagaagaaatagtCTTCGtgttaaatataaattctcAAAGTCCAAAGCTTCATAGAAATAATgtaaaacatgaaatattgaagaaatCAACGTAACTAAAACATCATTAGAGATATCTGTAAAATAATTCTAAAGAACATATGTAATCATAAATCACAAAGTGAGGATCTTCACCAAGCAAACAAGTATTTAAATCTCTAGCAATATAAGTATGAagtgatttgaagatataCGTACATAATAGAACAAATCTGATCACACTACACAATCGAATTAGTCTCATACATATGTAACCAAGCAAGCTAATCTCTAGTCATTCACATTCACACAAAGCTGCCTTTTCATCGAATTAAGTACACAACACACACGACCAATAAAGTCTATATGTGTCCAAGTTGTCTCCaaagaaaacttttaattagcTTAAAACCTACATCATAGACGATCTcatcattttgcaaattttgcttcttcctttttcttaaattttgattagagACTTCACATATCTTTCACTGTGAAATAGCATTTGTAAACTAAAATGTCTCTCAAAATATAACCATTCATTTAGGTAcacttttgtcattttccaTCATTCTCTTTCCATTTTGCATCcacatgttttctttttcctctcgTTTATTACATTTGAGGCATACATTTCCACCACATGGGGTCTCTTTGAATTGCCCAAGCATTGATCCAAACGCttgttttttatggaattTGGTAGCCTTCAAGGTTCACACTTTCCATGGTTTCTCTTGGCACCAATAAAGGAGATGGTGGGTGGAGCCTTAGAGACTCTTTTATAATACATTTCATGTAATCCATTTTCTGAATGTCGTTTGTTTcaatctttgattttttacCAACTATTGTTCTGACCTCTTCTTGAACTTTTCTCATGATTGTTGGATTTCTCATTAACTCTGTCATTGCCCATTCCAAACCTGCTGCTGTTGAGACGGTTCCACCCAGTAACATATCCTGCAATAAGTTTgaaattgtgttatattgtTCCTTTTCTAATTGAGTAGTAGGaatgttaaaatatcattttgatcttctttgATATGGGTacgaaaaacaataataatctttATTCAAGATAAGACACAATGTGAATATCTTTTTTCGAACTCCactattaatgtaaataaagtaggCTTAGTTAATTTGGGTAATGatgttaatgtaaataaagtaggcttagttaatgtaaataaagtaggcttagttaatgtaaataaagtaggCTTAGTTAATTTGAGGCATCcacatgttttctttttcctctccaCTCTCgtttttccttcttccatcTCTGCTTCGGTCACTGATTCTGACACATATCAGTGGCATCTTCGTCTTGGTCATGCTTCCTCTGAAAAACTTCGTCATTTAATTTCTGTTAACAATTTGACTAATCTTACTAaatttgttccttttaattgtttgaattgcaAACTTGCTAAACAACCTGCcttatctttttctcaatCCATCTCTAATTGTGATAAACCTTTTGATTTAGTGCATTCTGATATTTGGGGTCCTGCCCCAATTACTACTGTTCATGGTTATCGCTACtatgttttattcattgatGACTACTCTCGATTTACATGgatttactttctaaaacatCGTTCTGAATTATCTCGCACATATATTGAGTTTGCTAACATGATTCGCACTCAATTTTCCTCTCCCATCAAAATTCTTCGCACTGATAATGCTTTGGAATATAAAGATtccatccttctttcttttctttcccaacaGGGCACTATTGTTCAGCGCTCTTGCCCTCATacctctcaacaaaatggacgTGCTGAGCGCAAACATCGTCACATTCTTGACTCAGTACGTGCCCTCCTTCTTTCTGCCTCTTGTCCAGAAAAATTCTGGGGTGAAGCTGCCCTTACATCAGTATATACAATCAATCGTCTCCCTTCCTCTGTCCTTCAAAATACCTCTCCGTTCGAAAAACTATATGGTATTTCCCCCGACTATTCTAAACTCAAAGTTTTTGGTAGTGCCTGCTTCGTTCTGTTACATCCTCATGAACACAATAAACTTGAACCACGTGCCCGTCTCTGTTGCTTCCTTGGCTATGGCACCGAACACAAAGGATTTCGTTGTTGGGACCCTCTTTCCAACCGACTCCGGATATCTCGGCATGTCACTTTTTGGGAACACACTATGTTCTCTCGTTTGTCCTCCTTCCACACCTCCTTCTCTAGTCCTCAATCTTTCTTTACAAACACATCTGTTGacctttttcctctctctgaACCCACCTTGGATACTGAGCTTGCACAATCTTCACCTGCTACTGCAAATCTGGATCCACCGTCTGTCTCCGATGATGTTCCTGAATCGCCACCTGCTACTCCTCTTCGTCGCTCTACCCGGGTAAGAGAACCTCCCCCTCATCTCACTGATTACCATTGTTTTTCTACCATTGTTTCCCTTGTTGAACCCACCTCTTATCAAGAGGCCAGTATTAACCCAGTATGGCAGAAAGCAATGGATGAAGAATTACAGGCTCTTGAAAAGACGCACACTTGGGACTATGTTGATTTACCTCCCGGTAAAAGACCCATTGGTTGCAAAtggatttacaaaatcaaaactcactCTGATGGAACTATTGAACGTTATAAAGCTCGGCTTGTTGCAAAAGGATACTCACAAGAATATGGGATTGACTATGAAGAAACATTTGCCCCTGTTGCCCGGATGACATCTGTTCGCAGCTTGTTAGCTGTTGCTGCTGCCAAACAGTGGCCTCTTTTtcagatggatgtcaaaaatgcatttcttaACGGCAACCTATCTGAAGAAGTGTATATGAAGCCACCTCAGGGAACTTCTCCTCCTCCCAACAAGGTGTGTCTCCTTCGTCGCGCTCTATACGGTCTAAAACAGGCTCCACGAGCTTGGTTTGCCACGTTTAGCTCCACCATTACTCAACTTGGATTTACCTCCAGCTCTCACGACAATGCCCTTTTTACACGACAGACAACTCATGGTAttgttcttctccttctttatgttgatgatatgattattACTGGTAATGATCAACAGGCCATATCCGACCTACAACAATATCTTGGTCaacattttgagatgaaagaccTTGGATCTCTCAATTACTTTCTCGGTCTTGAAGTCTCTCACCGTTCAGATGGTTATCTGTTATCTCAAGCGAAATATGCATCTGATCTAATAGCACGCTCAGGAATTACAGACTCCACCACATCTTCAACACCGTTAGATCCTCATGTCCATCTAACTCCGTTTGATGGTGTTCCTCTTGACGATGCAAGCTTGTATCGGCAACTTGTTGGCAGTCTTATATACCTAACAGTAACTCGCCCAGATATTGCATATGCTGTTCATATTGTCAGTCAATTTATGGCTGCTCCTCGAACAATTCATTTCACTGCTGTTCTACGCATACTTCGCTATGTCAAAGGCACCTTGGGACATGGTCTTCAATTCTCATCTCAGTCTTCCCTTGTGTTGTCGGGATAttctgatgctgattgggcggGGGATCCTACTGATCGACGATCCACTACAGGATACTGTTTTTACTTAGGTGATTCTTCCATCTCATGGCGTagtaagaaacaaagtgtTATATCTCGTTCCAGTACGGAATCTGAATATCGTGCTCTGGCTGATGCTACAGCTGAACTTATATGGCTTCGGTGGCTCCTTGCCGATATGGGTGTCCCTCAACAGGGTCCTACCCTCCTCCATTGTGACAATCGTAGTGCCATTCAGATTGCTCACAATGATGTGTTTCATGAACGTACAAAACACATTGAAAATGACTGTCACTTTGTTCGTCACCACCTCTTAAGCAACACCCTCCTCTTACGTTCTGTTTCTACTATTGAACAACCTGCGGATATCTTCACCAAAGCCTTGCCATCTAATCGATTTTGTCACTTACTTACCAAACTCAAGTTGATCGCTACTCTaccaccttgagtttgagggagggtattaatgtaaataaagtaggCTTAGTTAATTTGGGTAATGatgttaatgtaaataaagtaggCTTAGTTAATTTGGGTAATTACCCTTGTATAAATACACAACTTTGgtcaataaacaaaagaaggaaatattCTTCAGCATATACTTCCACATCCACAATTTTACTTCTAAGGGTAAATCTAGATCCTTCTGTCAATTTTCCACCAAAAAAGTTACAGAAAACTGACGTACGCGACACCGCCATGGTTTCATCTGAGCGTTGTACGACGCTCTTTTTTTTAGTAGGGAAGTATAGACAAGCAGAGACCGACAGTTGTCGACTAAAACCGAGTAAGATAACTTAAGTTAATAGGGGTGAAcgtaaattcaatattatatcaacatAGCATATGTGTGGTTTTTGGTGTTTTCATTTGAACTAAGGGGAAAATGAGGTTAGTTACTGATTTTGAGCtgaaatctatatataaaagatagagagagagagagagagagagattaaaCCAGTAAAATTGCTTTGAAATCTTCCATGGTGAAATGATAATCAAAAGTGTCTTGGTGCAATTTGAGCATAATCCCCACGAAGTCCTTTTCCCAAATTCCATTATCATCACCATTCTTCATCTTGTCCCTATGCTCTTCAATGACTTTCTCAAAAAGCATGTCGATTCTTTGAAATGTTCCTTTGAGTTGTCCACGAAATCCCCTCAACACATCAATCCATCCAAGCGAAGGAAACGCATCCCCAACACAGAACCCAGCCAAAAGCACCATAGCCTTCCTTGTAACTTCCCCAAACCCATAATTTTCATccccaattttttttcccaaaacGCATCTCCCCACTATATTATTTGAAGTTGATAGAAGAAGCTTGTTAAGATTGACTAATGATGAATCCCCACCAATAATCTTTTTCACAAGCTCTCCAACTTCTTCATCTCTAACATGTTGAAAAGACTCGTCTCTTTTGGGGTTCAAAAGCTCCATAGCACAAACTTTTCTTGCCTCTCTCCATTTCTCTCCATAGGAAGCAAAGGCCACATCATGGCATCCATAGAGTAAGGATTTTGCAGCTGTGTTTTGGGATCTGCTTGAGAAGATGTTGTCATGGGATTTCATTACTTGTTTAGCTAGTTTTGATGATGAGACAATGAGAGTTGGGGTTTGGCCTAGTCTGAGAAGCATTAGAGGACCATATTTCTCTGAAAGAGATGCCAATGAGCGATGTGGGAGGTTGCCTAATTGGTGGAGGTTGCCAATTATTGGGAGTTGCGGCGGTGATGGTGGTAAGTTGTTGGTTTTGGGGTTTTTCTTGGATAAGAGTTTGAGTGAGAAAATTAGGAAGAAGAAGTAGAGGAAGatgagaggaaaagagaagggaTCGAAGTGAATAGTGGTGGTTTGTTCATATGGAGATtgagtaaatattatttgCTCTACAAATTTGTGGAGATTTTTGTAGGATGTTGCCTccatttctcttcctctttcttgAGGGTATGGTTTTTATGAATTGTATACAATGATATGACATGAAGCTACATTTTATAATGGGAGGGGAGgtaataatgtaaaattataaagaaaacaaaagaaaaaatgactttatttaaaaataaaataaataaaatggatgTGAGAGGGAGAGAATTcggtaaaattaaaaataaaaaaaaataaagaagtagAATGCGTCTCTTCAAAGTGATATTGAAATTAATCGTGAGATGGAgtgaacaaaattttcactcaATTTCCCTAAATAGGATATCAGAACCCaactaaaaaacattaaatcaaACTACTATTTCCATGAAGGATGAGCTAAAAATATTCCCACAACAAAGAAGCTAATTGCTTTAAGAATTTATgccaataatttttctaaacatatatatttcacaAACATGGATATTTCACATTGTGACTTCATAAACAAACACGTTACTATATATACtcactcactcactcactcAATACACCTAATGCTTAAGGAAAAACACCAAAAGATTAGGGAGAAAATGGAATTGGGATAAGCATGAGAGGAAGTTTCTTAAAAACAGACAGACCATTTTCTTCAGTCATATCCAACAACTCCCCATCTGGAAGCTTCCAATCAAACCAGTAAAGAAGATTGGccaatatatattcaaaagaaGCAATTCCAAATGACATTCCAATGCACTTCCTTCTTCCACTCCCAAATGGAATGAACTCAAAGTCATGACCTTTGAAATCAACTGCTTTCTTTTCCTCCATGAATCTCTCTGGTATGAACTTATTTGGGTTTTCCCACATCATGGGGTCTCTTTGAATTACCCAAGCATTGATCCAAACCCTTGTTTTTGGTGGAATTTGGTAACCTTCAAGGTTGACACTTTCGATTGTTTCTCTTGGAAGCATGAGGGGAATAGGAGGATGGAGCCTTAGAGATTCTTTTATAACACATTTCATGTAATCCATTTTTTGAATGTCGTTTGTTTCAATCTTTGGTTTTTTACCAACTATTGTTCTGACctcttcttgaacttttttcatGATTGTTGGGTTTCTCATCAGCTCTGCCATTGTCCATTCTAAACCTGTTGCTGTTGTGTCTGTTCCACCTACAAACATATCCTGCATTTGCAATAATAGTCatagaataaaaatgagagtgaaaaaagtttagattaaaatttacaagAAAGTTATTGCAAAAAACCAGGGACTGAAATTATGTCGAAAATGAAagttaaacatttttaaaaaacaaattgaagagttgaaatttaatcaaaagatCAGAGAGGCCATGAAACAaataatagaaactaaatGTGACAGAGGAAGTTGttagtaaaaaaaagataatcatTGTAAATGGCTAACCAcattaaagtatttataaatctaaatatctactaatttctatttatatagACTATAGTAGTTCACGAGAGCCATGACATTTTGCTCATAAACAAAGATATATGATAGTGATGACACATGTAACTCATATATACATAAGGGGATTCTTCTACTACactttagaaaattttctccATATAAGGAAAGTTCCATTTAGTTTTGAGATGATTATATGTGGTTCTATTTTCTTGATGTGGAGGTCTATCTTGCCTAAAAAGAATTCAATTGTTATAATCGGTAGCATggtaagagagaaaaagaaacaaaaccagTAAAATTGCTTTGAAATCTTCCATAGTGAAATGATAATGAAGAGCATCTTGTTGTTGCAATTTGAGTATAATCCCCACAAAGTCCTTCTCATCACAACATCCATTATTATCATCaccaatcttcaatttttccctACGCTCTTCAATCACTTTCTCAAAAAGCTTATCCAATGTTTCAAAACAAGCTTTGAGTTCTCCACGAAATCCACTCAACACATCAATCCATCCAAACCAAGGAAAAGCATCCCCAACACAAAACCTTGTTAAAAGCACCATATCCTTCCTTGTAACTTCACCAAACCCATCCTTTTCTTCCTTATAGTTCTCACCCAAAACACATCTCCCCACTATATGGTTTGAAGTTGATACAAAAAGTTGGTTGAGATTGATCACACCACACGACTCACTACCAATCCTTTTTAAGAGATTTTCAACTTCTTCCTCTCTAATATATTGGAAATACTCAACTCTTTTGGGACTCAAAAGCTCCAAAACACACAATTTCTTGGCTTGTCTCCAATGCTCTCCATAGGAAGCAAAGGCCAGATCACGGCATCCATAAAGTAAGCATTTTGCAGCTGTGTTTTGGGATCTGCTTGAGAAGATGTTGTCATGGGATTTCATTACTTCTTTTGCTAGTTTGGATGATGAGACAATGAGTGTTGGGGTTCGGCCTAGTTTGAGAAGCATTAGAGGACCATATTTCTCTGAAAGAGATGCCATTGAGCGATGTGGGAGGTTGCCTAATTGGTGAAGGTTGCCAATTATTGGGAGTTGTGGTGGCGATGGtggtaagttttttatttctgGGTTTTTGTTGGATAAGAGTTTAAGTGAAATTAGGAAGAAGAGGatcaaaaggaagaagaagatgaaaggaaaagagatGAAGTGAACAATGATGCTTCGTCCATGTGGAGAATGAGTCATTTGGTGCAGAAGTTGGTGGAGATTTTTATAGGATGTTGGATCCAtttactctctttttcttgAGGGTATGGTTTTGTGAATTCCTTACGTTTTATATCGATCTATATATAATGGAAAGAGAGGGAGTGCGATTGACTCAAGCGTGGgagtaagaaaaaaatatgttaatctaccagtttaatttttcaagaaacttACCTTTCCAATAGTTTCATCTTTCGATTGTCTcctaaataaaaagtttgttaCGTCATAAGTTGtaatcaaataattgaaaaatcacGGGCAAAGTTAGAATATTATCAAATTActtatttagtcaaatttacatattttttagttggtttttgaattttaattgtttgacaGAGTTTGGAAATGGGtcgaattttcaaatattttttaaaaagtttaatataacGTTTTGTAATATCTAAATTGGTGTGCTTCACCATAAACAAGAAAAGTATTTATCCAAATAGGAAGGAGAAATCGTAATGTTAATTCAATGTATAGGATCCATGGTTTaagtttgaagaaaatgaagttagCGTCGGTGGAGACGATCATGCGGTGAGGTTCATTGAGAGATTTTGCCGATTCATGTTCCGACGTCGGAGGCGCCACCGAATcctaaataatacaaaatcttCACGTTCATTTAGGAATTTGGAACTTAATGTGttgtctttttcttatttaaggTTAGATGGGAGAAAttgatctctttctctctttttttaaaacaaagtaaaGTCCAAATATGTataggttatatatatatataaatttcgAAATGTAGCTGAATGAATCCAAATAACTTCATTGGGTTAAGCTTTGATGGTTGGACGTATATCTTTCTTTCATAAATGGATAAATCTTTTTTACAGTTTTAGTTTTCTTCAACATATCATATACTTATTATGTGTTGTATACATTATTCTTTAAATAGCATAGAGTACAACTTTAAcaccaaattttgaaaatcaatgaTACTCTATGACGCAACCTTCATGTTAATAATTCAATATCAAAATCTAGAGGGATTTTGATAGAAAATGAGAACTATATATTAACCGCACAAGAGGTTTGtatctaaatttattattgatagatatGTTGTGTTTATTTGTGTTGTATAAGAACATGGAAAGTATTGATCAATATTACAAAAGAATTGAATCCAAACAAATgtccaataattttaattttacttcgATTTAatggtattttcttttttcttccggatctttgtttcattttcattttagtattGAAAGAAACAACATTCTAATCAACGGCGAAAAGTACAAACATTTGTtattaatcaaacaaatagatgaataaatttagGTACACATCTTGATACTCTGCAATAGTCatcaatattatatatgtcTGTCAACCATCATATTTCAACATTTACCGTACAGCCAAatgttgtaaaaaaattaagttagtGTACTATCTTACTGAACAATTCACCCATTAAGAATCACGTGCAATCTTAAGCAACTTGTGCTACCATTGCAAAACTCTGCTTGAAGTAagcatatatatttacaacatCACAGAGATATACTGCTCCTTTTCAGCCCGCATCGTCAATCAACAGGCTCACCCCCATTGCCTGCCAACAGCTATACAGTTGcatgaagaagaaagtagAACAGTGTAAAAGACTTGAATGCCAGTCACAGTTAATAATGAGAGTCAACATATATCCTCTACTATCTCCTCAAGGAATCCCTTGTAAAGAATGGGTGCCGTAAAGCTTCA
This genomic interval carries:
- the LOC101208357 gene encoding cytochrome P450 71A1-like is translated as MEATSYKNLHKFVEQIIFTQSPYEQTTTIHFDPFSFPLIFLYFFFLIFSLKLLSKKNPKTNNLPPSPPQLPIIGNLHQLGNLPHRSLASLSEKYGPLMLLRLGQTPTLIVSSSKLAKQVMKSHDNIFSSRSQNTAAKSLLYGCHDVAFASYGEKWREARKVCAMELLNPKRDESFQHVRDEEVGELVKKIIGGDSSLVNLNKLLLSTSNNIVGRCVLGKKIGDENYGFGEVTRKAMVLLAGFCVGDAFPSLGWIDVLRGFRGQLKGTFQRIDMLFEKVIEEHRDKMKNGDDNGIWEKDFVGIMLKLHQDTFDYHFTMEDFKAILLV
- the LOC101208836 gene encoding cytochrome P450 71A1, with the protein product MDPTSYKNLHQLLHQMTHSPHGRSIIVHFISFPFIFFFLLILFFLISLKLLSNKNPEIKNLPPSPPQLPIIGNLHQLGNLPHRSMASLSEKYGPLMLLKLGRTPTLIVSSSKLAKEVMKSHDNIFSSRSQNTAAKCLLYGCRDLAFASYGEHWRQAKKLCVLELLSPKRVEYFQYIREEEVENLLKRIGSESCGVINLNQLFVSTSNHIVGRCVLGENYKEEKDGFGEVTRKDMVLLTRFCVGDAFPWFGWIDVLSGFRGELKACFETLDKLFEKVIEERREKLKIGDDNNGCCDEKDFVGIILKLQQQDALHYHFTMEDFKAILLDMFVGGTDTTATGLEWTMAELMRNPTIMKKVQEEVRTIVGKKPKIETNDIQKMDYMKCVIKESLRLHPPIPLMLPRETIESVNLEGYQIPPKTRVWINAWVIQRDPMMWENPNKFIPERFMEEKKAVDFKGHDFEFIPFGSGRRKCIGMSFGIASFEYILANLLYWFDWKLPDGELLDMTEENGLSVFKKLPLMLIPIPFSP